A DNA window from Pogona vitticeps strain Pit_001003342236 chromosome 2, PviZW2.1, whole genome shotgun sequence contains the following coding sequences:
- the LOC140703797 gene encoding LOW QUALITY PROTEIN: uncharacterized protein LOC140703797 (The sequence of the model RefSeq protein was modified relative to this genomic sequence to represent the inferred CDS: inserted 2 bases in 1 codon): MQLGRNGCHMKELTQGRNQINACHLSRHQITHTEEKLYPCMECGKTLSHSSALSSHQRTHTGEKPYKCMECGKTFSHSSNLNRHQRTHTGEKPYKCMECGKSFSHSSNLSSHQRTHTGEKPYKCMECGKSFTDSSGLSNHQRTHTREKPYKCMEYGKSFTDSSGLSSRQKTHTGEKPYKCIECGKSFSHSSDLSRHQRTHTGEKPYKCMECGKSFSHSSDLSRHQRTHTGEKPYKCMECGKSFSHSSSLSRHQRTHTGERPYKCMECGMSFSQSSTLRSHQRTHTGEKPYKCMECGKSFSHSSHLSSHQTTHTGEKPYKCMECGKSFSNRSALSRHPSTHTGEKLYKCMECGMSFSNSSHLSSHQTTHTGEKPYTCMECGKSFSHISALSRHQRTHTGEKLYKCMECGMSFSQNSHLSSHQRTHTGEKPYKCMECGKSFSQSSNLSSHQRTHTGEKPYKCMECGKSFSHSSHLSSHQTTHTGEKPYKCMECGKSFRRSSDLTSHQGSHTGXKPYKCMECGKSFSHNSYDYYSYC; this comes from the exons atgcaactggGCAGGAATGgatgtcacatgaaagaactcacacaggggagaaaccaaataaatgcatgtcacctcagtaggcATCAGATAACTCATACAGAGgagaaactgtatccatgtatggaatgtggaaagaccctcagtcacagcagtgccctgagttcacatcaaagaactcacactggggagaaaccatataaatgcatggaatgtgggaagaccttcagtcacagcagtaacctgaatagacatcaaagaactcacactggggagaaaccatataaatgcatggaatgtgggaagagcttcagtcacagcagtaatctgagttcacatcaaagaactcacaccggggagaaaccatataaatgcatggaatgtggaaagagtttcactgACAGCAGTGGTCTCAGTAACCATCAAAGGACTCATaccagggagaaaccatataaatgcatggaatatggAAAGAGTTTCACTGACAGCAGTGGTCTCAGTTCAcgtcaaaaaactcacactggggagaaaccatataaatgcatagaatgtgggaagagcttcagtcacagcagtgacctgagtagacatcaaagaactcacactggggagaaaccgtataaatgcatggaatgtgggaagagcttcagtcacagcagtgacctgagtagacatcaaagaactcacactggggagaaaccatataaatgcatggagtgtgggaagagtttcagtcacagcagttccctgagtagacatcaaagaactcacactggggagagaccatataaatgcatggaatgtggaatgagcttcagtcagagcagtaccctgaggtcacatcaaagaactcacactggggagaaaccatataaatgcatggaatgtgggaagagcttcagtcacagcagtcacctgagttcacatcaaacaactcacactggggagaaaccatataaatgcatggaatgtgggaagagcttcagtaacAGAagtgccctgagtagacatccaagtactcacactggggagaaattgtataaatgcatggaatgtggaatgagcttcagTAACAGCAGTCACTTAAGTTCACATCAAAcaactcacaccggggagaaaccatatacgtgcatggaatgtgggaagagcttcagtcacatcagtgccctgagtagacatcaaagaactcacactggggagaaattgtataaatgcatggaatgtggaatgagcttcagtcagaacagtcacctgagttcacatcaaagaactcacactggggagaaaccatataaatgcatggaatgtggaaagagcttcagtcagagcagtaacctgagttcacatcaaagaactcacactggggagaaaccttataaatgtatggaatgtgggaagagcttcagtcacagcagtcacctgagttcacatcaaacaactcacactggagagaaaccatataaatgcatggaatgtggaaagagtttcaggcGGAGCAGTGACCTGACTTCACATCAAGGAAGTCACacggg gaaaccgtataaatgcatggaatgtggaaagagctttagtcataaCAGTTATGACTATTATAGCTACTGTTAG